In Dama dama isolate Ldn47 chromosome 20, ASM3311817v1, whole genome shotgun sequence, a single window of DNA contains:
- the CC2D1B gene encoding coiled-coil and C2 domain-containing protein 1B, with product MPGPRPRKGPPASGQGVAAAKQLGLFVEFSPEDMLLGVEETEDDGDLEAELLALTGEAGTTGRKPAPKGQAPLPMAHIEKLAADCMRDVEEEEEEEGLEEDADLLTELQEVLGTDEEAGALDGDETASLGGPEEEKEQENIEPPVQAALLTAPVPAAQVGGPPGLQTLLEDRIRNYREAAASAKEAGEAAKARRCERGLKTLESQLAAVKKGRKISEDEIPPPVALGRRPLAPQETTNRSPEAEPPAAPSVEPDNPSQPETSLLGSPGISAPPDSDPDPRALLLARQREYKVAALNAKRAGDLDRARELMRVGKRFGAVLEALEKGQPVDLSAMPPAPEDLKPLPQASQAPTAPSDTSPAVERMHPVMASDIPAAPVAPAEPQTVLDALQQRLNKYREAGTHARGSGDERKARMHERIAKQYQDAIRAHQAGRKVDFAELPVPPGFPPIPGLEPTVATEEDMMTATLATAQKLASSEDTAPVEEEEDEDKDEPPAQAPAAKKPAQPVVPSSRPLPEPKASSSKEVLSPSAREQLTLLEARKLQYQRAALQAKRGRDLEQAKAHLRVAKSLEAQITQVRAGHPVDLSKVPSPLTDEEGDFILIHHEDLRLSQKAEEVYAQLQKMLLEQHEKCLLFSKQFMHQGNVAETTRFEKLAQDRKKQLEILQLAQAQGLDPPSHHFELKTFQTVRIFAELNSTEMHLIVVRGMNLPAPPGVTPDDLDAFVRFEFHYPNSDQAQKNKTAVVKNTNSPEFDQLFKLNINRNHRGFRRVIQNKGIKFEIFHKGSFFRSDKLVGTAHLKLERLENECEIREIVEVLDGRKPTGGKLEVKVRLREPLSGQDVQMVTENWLVLEPRGL from the exons ATGCCAGGGCCAAGACCTCGGAAGGGCCCTCCGGCCAGTGGCCAGGGTGTGGCAGCTGCCAAGCAG CTCGGGCTCTTTGTGGAGTTCAGCCCTGAGGACATGCTGCTGGGGGTGGAGGAGACTGAAGACGATGGGGACCTGGAGGCTGAGTTGCTGGCTCTCACTGGGGAAGCAGGGACCACAGGCAGGAAACCAGCACCCAAGGGGCAGG cccctctgcctATGGCCCACATTGAGAAGTTGGCGGCGGACTGCATGCGGGAtgtggaagaagaggaagaggaggaagggctGGAGGAGGATGCAGACTTGCTG ACAGAGCTGCAGGAGGTCCTGGGTACAGATGAGGAGGCTGGGGCCCTGGATGGTGATGAGACAGCCAGCCTGGGTGGccctgaggaggagaaggaacagGAAAACATTGAACCTCCGGTGCAGGCAGCTCTCTTGACAGCCCCAGTCCCAGCAGCTCAG GTTGGAGGGCCCCCGGGGCTGCAGACCCTGCTAGAGGATCGGATCCGCAACTACCGGGAGGCTGCAGCCAGTGCTAAGGAGGCAGGCGAAGCGGCCAAAGCCAGGCGCTGTGAGCGCGGCCTGAAG ACACTGGAGTCCCAGCTGGCTGCTGTGAAGAAAGGCAGGAAGATCAGTGAGGATGAGATCCCGCCTCCAGTGGCCTTGGGCAGGAGGCCCTTGGCCCCCCAGGAAACAACCAATAGGAGCCCTGAAGCAGAACCTCCAGCTGCCCCCTCTGTGGAGCCAG ACAACCCCTCCCAGCCTGAGACAAGCCTCTTGGGCAGCCCTGGTATTTCTGCCCCACCCGACTCAGACCCAGACCCACGGGCCCTGCTGTTGGCCCGACAGAGAGAGTACAAAGTGGCTGCTCTGAATGCCAAGCGGGCTGGAGACCTAGACCGTGCCCGAGAGCTCATGAGGGTTGGGAAG AGATTTGGTGCTGTCCTGgaggccctggagaaggggcagCCTGTGGACCTGAGTGCCATGCCCCCGGCACCAGAGG ACCTGAAGCCCCTTCCACAGGCTTCCCAGGCCCCCACAGCACCCTCAGATACATCCCCGGCAGTGGAGCGAATGCACCCAGTGATGGCCTCTGACATCCCAGCAGCCCCGG TGGCCCCTGCTGAGCCACAGACAGTGCTGGATGCCCTGCAGCAGAGGCTGAACAAGTACCGCGAGGCAGGCACCCATGCTCGGGGCAGTGGGGATGAGCGCAAGGCCCGGATGCATGAGCGCATTGCCAAG CAATATCAAGATGCCATTCGGGCCCACCAGGCAGGACGGAAGGTTGACTTTGCCGAgttgcctgttcctccag GATTCCCCCCTATACCTGGCCTGGAGCCCACCGTGGCTACTGAGGAGGATATGATGACAGCTACTTTAGCAACTGCCCAGAAACTGGCCTCCTCAGAGGATACAGCCCCAgtagaggaagaggaggatgaggacAAG GAtgagcccccagcccaggccccagCGGCCAAGAAGCCAGCACAGCCTGTCGTCCCTTCATCGCGGCCCCTGCCTGAGCCCAAGGCCTCGAGTTCTAAGGAGGTGCTGAGTCCATCTG CACGAGAGCAGCTGACCCTGCTGGAGGCACGGAAACTGCAGTACCAGCGGGCAGCCCTGCAGGCCAAGCGTGGCCGGGACCTGGAGCAGGCCAAAGCCCATCTGCGGGTGGCCAAATCCCTCGAGGCTCAGATCACCCAGGTGCGAGCTGGCCACCCCGTGGACCTCTCCAAG GTACCTTCACCCTTAACGGATGAGGAGGGTGACTTCATCCTGATCCACCATGAGGACCTGCGACTCTctcagaaggctgaggaggtgtaTGCCCAGCTACAGAAAATGCTTCTGGAGCAACATGAG AAGTGTCTGCTGTTCTCCAAGCAGTTCATGCACCAGGGCAATGTGGCTGAGACCACCCG GTTTGAGAAGCTTGCTCAAGACCGCAAGAAGCAGCTTGAAATCCTGCAGCTGGCCCAGGCTCAAGGCCTTGACCCTCCTAGCCACCACTTTGAGTTGAAAACATTCCAGACTGTGAG GATCTTTGCAGAACTCAACAGCACAGAAATGCATCTGATTGTTGTCCGGGGAATGAACCTCCCAGCCCCTCCAG GGGTGACCCCTGATGACTTGGATGCTTTTGTGCGGTTTGAGTTCCACTACCCTAATTCG GACCAggctcaaaaaaacaaaacagctgtGGTGAAAAACACAAACTCTCCAG AATTTGATCAACTCTTCAAACTAAATATCAACCGAAACCACCGGGGCTTCAGGAGAGTGATTCAAAACAAAGGAATCAAGTTTGAAATCTTCCACAAAGG ATCCTTCTTCAGAAGTGACAAGCTGGTTGGCACAGCCCACCTGAAACTGGAGCGGCTGGAGAATGAGTGTGAGATCAGAGAGATTGTGGAG GTCCTGGATGGAAGGAAGCCCACTGGGGGCAAGCTGGAGGTGAAGGTGAGGCTGCGGGAGCCTCTGAGTGGCCAAGACGTGCAGATGGTCACCGAGAACTGGCTGGTCCTGGAGCCCAGGGGCCTGTGA